The Ficedula albicollis isolate OC2 chromosome 5, FicAlb1.5, whole genome shotgun sequence genome includes the window AGGAGACGCAGCACGCTGTGGTTGCCATGGTTTGCAGCGTGGTTGCTGCAGCGAGAGCGGCTTTGAGGCTCGCGCAGTTCCTGACCTGACAGTGGTTCTGGTGTGCTATCAGCCTCATACAGCAAATTCGAGGGGCCAGTCACGAAAAAGGTGAAGCCGTTTCCTTTTTCAGTTGCCTCCCTCACACCAAAAATGCACCAAAGCTTCTTCAGTGTACATAAATGTCCGTGAAATACCAGGTGCTTTTGATTCAGGGGAAATGTCGCCACAGCTGATGACTTGCACTAGTTTTCTAGTTCTGTAATGTGCTCCGAGTTCCAGAATGATTCCTAGATGTAATTCTTGAGAGTGGAAAGAGTAACGTCATTTGTATGGCTGGCTTCTGGCCTTTTTATAAACAACAGCTGCTAGTGAATGTAGGGGGAAATACATAATCCCTCCTCAAGAAAATGATGGATAAAACACTATCAGGACATGCTGTGGAGTTTCTGCAAAGGCAACACAAAGCCATGGAATGCCGATGGACGAGGACATGATGCTGTAAAACCCATCTCCTGCGCCAAAGCTGTTTTCCTCCatttgcactttaaaaattaaagggGAAAACTTCTAAACATTGTGTTATCTTTCAACACGTTCCCGCTTTTGTAATGCGAATCAGAGGTGAGATCATGGCCCAAAAAAATCTGTAGGTGCTTTTTTCAGACTACAGCTGTGTAAAACAACCCTTGTGGTACCTGGAGATCTGTGTTTGAAGGGATCAGATGAACAAAGACCATGGAGTGCATTATTTTCCCTACTAAATTAGTTGTTAAAACTAATGGTGTTCCTGAGCATGGAATATTTTAAGTGCATCAGGaaaattctaaagaaaaataaatccgGTGCTGAAGCCTGCGTTTAAAATTTGTgaagttttgtttaaaatcttATCAGTATcaaacccattaaaaaaagCCCTAGAAACGAAGCTTAAGAAACAGTAACACTCCACGAATTCACACTTCAATGTGGCAAATAATTGTGTTTAAGGACGTAGTGTTCATTTTAACAGTGTCCCACTGTTAATggctattaaataaaaagaccGAATTGCGAATTTTCCTAAATTCTGGTCCAAACGCTGCTCTTCCGCGCCGGGAGAGGTCGGGGCGCTGTGCCCGCCCCTCAGAGCGCCGCCCGCCGCTCCCGCCCTGCGAAACCTCGCGAGATCTCGGCCCCGCCCCCGCGCCTTCGCCCGCTCTCGCGAGAGCCGCGCCCTTTCTCTCCCTCGCGCACGCCGGCAAGATGGTGGGAGCCGCGTCCGGGCCGggaggggatggaaagggaCGGGATGGGAtcgggacgggacgggatgggatgggatcggATCGGGGTGCTGCTCCTCCCGGGCCCCGCAGAAacggggctgtggggctgaggggaggctgctgctcctcccggGCCCCGCAGAAacggggctgtggggctgaggggaggctgctgctcctcccggGCCCCGCAGAAacggggctgtggggctgaggggaggctgctgctcctcccggGCCCCGCAGAAacggggctgtggggctgaggggaggctgctgctcctcccggGCCCCGCAGAAacggggctgtggggctgaggggaggctgctgctcctcccggGCCCCGCAGAAacggggctgtggggctgaggggaggctgctgctcctcccggGCCCCGCAGAAacggggctgtggggctgaggggaggctgctgctcctcccggGCCCCGCAGAAacggggctgtggggctgaggggaggctgctgctcctcccggGCCCCGCAGAAacggggctgtggggctgaggggaggctgctgctcctcccggGCCCCGCAGAAacggggctgtggggctgaggggaggctgctgctcctcccggGCCCCGCAGAAacggggctgtggggctgaggggaggctgctgctcctcccggGCCCCGCAGAAacggggctgtggggctgaggggaggctgctgctcctcccggGCCCCGCAGAAacggggctgtggggctgaggggaggctgctgctcctcccggGCCCCGCAGAAacggggctgtggggctgaggggaggctgctgctcctcccggGCCCCGCAGAAacggggctgtggggctgaggggaggctgctgctcctcccggGCCCCGCAGAAacggggctgtggggctgaggggaggctgctgctcctcccggGCCCCGCAGAAacggggctgtggggctgaggggaggctgctgctccccccgAGTCCCGCAGAAAcggggctgtgggcagggccCGCCGGCACTTGGGAAGTAGCGGGCAGTGCTGAAGGAAGGCCGCAGTGTGCGGGGGCAGCTGCCACGGTGGTGTCTGATCGAGTCTTGCACGCTTTAGACTCCCTGGGTTGGTAACTTCAGCGCTGCTCAGCCGATCATCTTCAACTTACAGCGCAGTGCAGTCTCCCTTTCAATGCTCTCCATTCCAACCTTCACACCACGCGATAAAATAATTAGTTTAAGTTGATATTGTAAATATCTCTTAAGTATTATGTGTAATGTTAATGTAATAAccttaaaatttttcttctcaggCAAACACAGGAAGCATCCTGGAGGACGTGGTAATGCTGGTGGTTTGCACCATCACAGGATTAACTTTGATAAATAGTAAGCTAATGTTTTTAATATCTACTAGCAGCATGCATGCTCCTGAGGTAGAAGCAACTGACTTTTATGTGTCTGCAATCCTACGTGTTTCTCCTTTAAAGGGAAGTGTGCATTATGGCTGCTCATGTCCCCACCTACCCTGAAATCAAAGGCCTTTGCACTCACCATCTTGGAGAGTTGAGTGTAGCATTAGGTCAAGTTGACCAAGTTTGCCTGTGGCAGTGTGGTCCCTGCTTATCAGGGCACAGAGAGCAAATTCAGGATGTGGTGTTAATCCAGACTGCATCCTGTTGGCTGCATCAGCTGAGGGATGTTGTCAGATTCCCGAGACTATAGAGTCACACCTGGGCCCTGCCCGTGGTCCTGGTGTGCTGGAGTCCTCGGACAGCAACCACTGATCTCTATTCActggctgtgccctccctggCTCAGCCAGTCACCGGGTTagtgacagcagtgccagaacTTCCCCCGCAGGACAGCCCTCCCTGGGGTCCTGGAGGTGGGGCTTCCCTGGAAATACAGGCTCAACAGTGAGGGGGATTGGCTTGGGAGTTCAAGggagaagaaacagagaatgtaatttttccttGGTTTGGATACTAATCCTTACTGCACCTGAATTCTACACATATTAATATGAAAAGAGGTGTAATGCACCATTTTGGATAATTGGATTTCGTAAGATGCTTGTTTCAGTGTTATCTGAATTCTACACATATTAATATGGAAAGAGGTGTAATGTGTCATTTTGGATACTTGGATTTCGTAAGATGCTTGTTTCAGTGTTAAGTTTGGAGTTATGCTTGTTCAGGATGAATTAAAAATGGGATCTAACATGGAATGTGTTCGTTCACAGTCACCCTGGTTACTTTGGGAAGGTAGGCATGAGACACTACCACCTGAAGAGAAACCAGAAGTTCTGTCCCACTGTCAACCTGGACAAGCTGTGGACGCTGGTCAGCGAGCAGACGCGGCTCAACTACGCCAAGAACGAGGCCGGCCTGGCCCCGGTCATCGACGTGGTGCGCTCGGTGAGTTCCTGAGGGACTCAGCCTGCCATTCCCGCTCTGCCGTGGGGCCTGAGCTGGGCCTGGCCCCTGggaaagctgagctgcagataAGCTCCAGTGCTTCAGTGCTCAGACTGATCCCCTGGGCTGTGAGTGCTTACAGAAGCACTGTGGCTGTTACGTTTTTCCCTGTAAGAACTTCTGGTACTGGTGTGTGTTTGTGGACAGGCAGTGCCCTCCTTTGGCTAGGTGGTGAAGGATGGCTTGTTGGAAATGTTCCTGAAGGAACAAAGCCGTGGTGGAGCTGGTCTCACACCATGTCCCCTGTCCACCCTCGAGACTAGAGTCACATCTCCACATGTTTGGTTGTCTTGGTGTGCTATAGTTCTCGGACAGAAACTTCTGATCCATATTCACTGGCTCTGATGTCCTGTGTCTCAGCCAGCCACCGAATCAGAGACACTGCTCTGCCAGGTGCTCGTGTTCTGCCCCCCTCTTGGCCACTTGGGGCCCACTTCTCACCTGCAGTGACTTCAGCAGCCGTTTTGTTGATTGTCGTGTCATGATTGTCCTTATAATGTAATTAATTGACTACATGatcatggttttgttttcaaggcCTAAATGTAGGAGCCTGCAAGCTGATTACACTgaacttctgttttaaatctttCTAGGGCTACTACAAAGTGCTGGGCAAGGGGAAGCTGCCCAAGCAGCCTGTCATTGTGAAAGCAAAGTTCTtcagcagaagagcagaggagaagatCAAAGAAGTTGGTGGTGCCTGTGTGCTAGTGGCataaaagtttttgttttattcaaaatttttgAATAAACAATGCATAAAATCAGCTCATTTACAGAAGTTTGGGttgttctgatttttctttcctgacttGTCCAGAGACAGTTCACACTTTTAATCTTACCTGCATAATTTTTGATCAGTGGTTTGACTGCttctcatttcattttgaaattgcCTGACTGGTGTGTTCAGTGCCTGCCATGTGCAGATACCTCATTGTTTTGTCTTTATAGGATAGCAAAATTGTGTTCTGTATTTGTGCTGCTCTTTGTTAGTGATCTTTCCTACAACTGTCTGAAAACAGACTTGATGTGCTTTTGATGGGAATTCTTGAATACCAAAATTACATCCAGGGGAGATCTGTGGGGATGGAACAGCAGGAGTGTGGACAGAGAAATGCAGTGTGACAGTGGTGTATCAGTAACTGTTACTTAACATTTGCAGTTtctgccctccccaggctgggtgTGCAATTCCTGCAGTTCCCACCTGTGGGACAGAGTTGGTGCCAGCTATCCTCAACCTTCCTTACAGCTGGCAaagcagtggcacagctctAGAACTGCTCTGTGTGAAGTTCTGATGTATTGGGTTTAAAATAACTGCCTGAAATGGTCCTTGTTTGGTTGTAACATCAAATTAGGACTTCTGGTGTCTGCAAGGCTTGACTCTGCATGCCAAAGCAGGATTTAATGGTAAAAAAATCAACTAAATTCAGTGAGCTTTTTCTCAAGTGTAAGACTAAAGGCCTATAAACACTGTAACTTGTTTTGTGCTCGCTGCTGAAGTTGATGGAAGTTATCTTCTAGTATGTGGGATAGAATCCTAGTTAATTAACTTCTAGTGTATGGCAGCCATTAAATTTAGAGGGCTTTTAGGGTGAGGTTGATGTGCATTCCATTTATTTAACAGTTCATCTTatcctgtggtgctgctgcttgtgaATAGCTGTGACATAAATGGACACTTGGTTCCAATCTGCGGAGGAGTTTGGGAGCTGTCTCTCCCTGGCTGGGACTGCTGTTCCCTGGAGTGTGATGCTGGATGTAGCTCCATCCAGCACTTCCTGGCCCCAGCCGTCCCTCCAGTTCTTTATCCAGTGACCGGTGCACTCCCAGGCCATGAGCAGCCAGTGTCTCCAGGAGAGTGTGTGGGAAACGGTGTCCCAGGCTTTCCTGCActccagacagacagacagcagccacagcctttcTCTCATCCCCCCAGTGGGGCACCTTGGCAGAGGAGTCAGGTTGGCCAAGCAGGACCTCCTTCCATAAACCCACACTGACTGGGTTTGGTTTTATGGCACAAGTGCCACTTGGTGGTGCTGGAGATGATCTGCACCAGGaccttccccagctccaaaGTCAGGCTTGTAATTCCCTGGATTCTCGTTCCAGGCCTTGTAGCTCATTGCAGTcttctccttcagctgcctGACTTTGCATGCCTGCCTTAGAACACAATTTTAAACACTCTTTTTTCACTCTTCCTACCAAAGAATTCTGCTCAGTTTTGTATGTCGTTCAAAAGGcataaattgaatttttcagTAACCTGCTTCTGCTCATCCGGCCCCAGATTTGGCTTTTAGGGTGACAGAGCATTTCTCAGTATCAGGCTTTGTATGCACTGATTCTCTGTGCATGGATGCTTTGGGCTGTGGTTTCTCTGTCAGAACAcaattttaaacacttttttcaCTCTTCCTACCAAAGAATTCTTCTCAGTTTTGTATGTCGTTCAAAAGGCATAAATCGAATTTTTCAGTAACCTGCTTCTGCTCATCCAGCCCCAGATTTGGCTTTTAGGGTGACAGAGCATTTCTCGGTATCAGGCTTTGTATGCACTGATTCTCTGTGCATGGATGCTTTGGGCTGTGGTTTCTCTGTGTCAACAATGTGGTACTTTCAGACCTCAACTTCCTACTGCACACATCACATATTTTTGTAGGTGCAACTTTATCTTCTTAGCAACAGGAGCTGCAAGAAATGACAGAGATGAAGTGAGCTGAGAGGCTGTGCTCCTTTAGTGACATTTGCCTCTGGTAGATGGTTGATGAAGATGCACTGTAAAAAGTGAGCTTGTGTAATAGGCACTgataaaatgttaattaaacCACAGGtacagctggcacagctcattTCCAAAGGGACCTCTGGTTTTGGAAGTGGAATCTGAAGTTTTAGTGTTTGGTTTGAATTTATCTAAGTAATTTGTCAGTCAAGTTGGTGGGTGTCTACCTAGTTGAATGGGTCTTGGGTATGAAATAGAATGCATACTTTAACATAGGgtccatttttcttctaaagtattttaaatactgatgACTTCAGGGTTCAATGATTAAAAACACTACTGGTTGTTAATTTCTGagatattaataattttttttgcattgcagAATAAAAACTCAGATCTGCTTCTTAACCATTTCCACTGGAATCTCTCAGCAGACAGAATCTCTCAGGAGAGCTGATAGCCCTAGgatgagagctgctgctctgtgctggaggaatCTGGAGATTGTAGCTTCAATTCCATCCTGCTGGTAGCAGGGCCACTGTGCCAGGGCAATCAGCAGCTTCATGGgactctgctcccaggaggCTGGGTCAGCTGAAGAGTGAACCCAGAGGAAATGAGGCtttatctgctttttctcctctgatACTCTGCAGGAGTTGCCCTTTGCAGTCTGGATCTGATCAACATCTCTGACAATCTCAGAACCGAGGATGAAACGTGAACTGCAAAACTCTCAGTTGACCTTGGGGAGCTTAGGCTGGTGGGAGGAACACTGGGAAGCTCAGGTTTGGTCTATAATCTGATCTGTGGTCATCTTGATAGCTGAAATTTGATTACTGCAAAGTGAATTTTCGATAAAGAAGATTGTCAGAAGATGCTGTACATTTTTCAAGGCAGCTTTCTAACATGCATTGCTAAAATGATGGATGTATGggtattattttctttactgaaaacTAAAAAACTTGAGTGAAATTATAGAAGCAGTCAGAGAATCTCATCATTTTATTGCACAGTTTCAGTGCTTCTAGCAGGAAATGTACAGCGTGTGACAATTCAGCTTTGTAAGTAGATCGATAGAGCAGATTAGTTCAGTTTTTACAGAGGTTGCAAATACTAGAGAGATAGTGGGATCATGGTTTGTAAACCCTAAACCACACTTTCCTGCACAACAACAATCTGCAGAGATATTCTCTGTAAAGCAGGTATGTGATTTTCAGCTGCAAGGAACTTCTTTTTTCACAGGGGCTACATGAATGTTGTTTATTTGATCGTGCATCCCGTGTTGCCCTCTGCTTTGCACTGGGGTGATCAAGGGTTCTGTGAAGTGCAGGGCTTGTCATGAGCCATTTTGTGACTCTTCATGTCTTTGGGGCCAGACTtcagccagcagggatggagagcctGGATCTGCTGAGGAATTGTTTGGTGTGCAAATGGGAGCTGCGGAGGAGGGAGCCCAGGATGCTCCCGTGCCTCCATTCCGTCTGTAAGGACTGCCTTCCAGACCTGATCCAAGGATACAGCTGCATTCCCACTGACTATGAGGTTCTCTACGAAGGTAATGTTTCAAAATCTCAGTATTGCTGTGCTCTTTGCAATACAGTATTATAAAGAGATGGACTGAGAAGTACATTTTGAAGCACTACAGCACTACTTTAAATTGATAAACCAGGAGAGTAAAGATTTGTGTGAGCAGAGAGTGGACTGGGAACAAGCCACTTTCCTTATGTTTTTCATCCAACAGCAGTGTTTTGAAGAGAAATGACACAGTCAGGCAAGATTTTAACACTTTTTCAGAATGGGCTGAATGTTTCACTTACCAAGTTGACATTAtgaatatttgattttcttaGCTTAACAAATGAATAAATTCTACAAGACGGCTTCCAGAGcaaattttttttgccatcttttTGACATGCTGGACCTTTCTATGGTACTGGTTGTGGTgatagttttgttttccttcaccCCCTCCTTCAGTGCCTCCCCAACAACACAAAAACACCCAGCTCTATGTTTCTACCAGAGTAATAATGATTGTTATTACAGTGTGTGTATTCTGGTGCACTGAAACTCTTATCTTGTTGTGAGTGTTGTTTCTCTCTACCTTAACCCTTGTGGCTGTAACTCACCCTAACAAGCTGAGTTAACTAGTGAGGATAAGAAACATTTTGAAGTGCTTTTTGAAGTCTTGGGAGTTATTTGTACAGTTTTTGGTCGTGATGTTAATAGAAAATGTgtaactttatttaaaataaaacctagaTGACAGAATATAGGAATTTTAACTGAATGAGTCTTAATTGCTGTGGGGAAGCATTCCAGACTCATTACTAATTTACAAGAAGAGCAAAGGAATATAGATAACCTGTATTTTCAGAGGCTTTGAACTTTAGTTGAGTAGGAGGCATCATTTATTATCTCTTCTGTAGCAGATTTTAGAAATGTGTATGAAGAGAAGAGACCTTGCCTGAGGTGAGGGTGATCAGAACCAGTGAGATGACACAAACTAGACTAGTTTAGGTTTGAGAACAAATGGAATCAGAGGTCACTGTTGGAAGGCTGGCAAAACACAAAAGTTtaaggaaaaggcaaaggaaaaaagctaTTCATGTGTAGggcacagacagaaaaagatATGAAAGtagagaaggagagaaagatgACAAGtccttaaaaattttaattctcaGTCAAAGTAGGCCTTTGAAAGtagagaaggagagaaagaggacAAGTCcctaaaaattttaattctcaGTCAAAGTAGGCCTAAAGTCTGAGGGACCTCTCTGTAATAAAATACTGCTGAAAGAAGCACTCCATTACTTTTTATGTGTCCTCATTTGACATCTCAGCcattcttctcctttctttctgttaCCAAGTGGAGAAGTGAATTTCTACCCCTTGCTGATCTTGGATGAAGTGCAGCCACAGGTTCTCACGAATAGTTAAAATATTGGATATTTCTTTAAGGTGGATCAGGAATTGTTTGTCTATagcaaaaaagaataaatactagtttatttttgtattccTGAAGTTTCTCTGTTTACTTCTTCATTCTCATTTACTTCTTCATTCAACTTCTGTGGGAAAGAGCAAGACTAGAGAAAAGGAATAATGAACAGTGATGACCCAGTAAATGAAGTGAGACACCAGGTGCAGAGACTCAGTTAATCTATGagcaaggaaagcagcaaaaccgAAACATCTGTGTCTCTTAATTAAGCCAATGGCTGAAACTGCAGCCACCATAGGTCAGGCAGGATAAA containing:
- the RPL27A gene encoding 60S ribosomal protein L27a — protein: MCNVNVITLKFFFSGKHRKHPGGRGNAGGLHHHRINFDKYHPGYFGKVGMRHYHLKRNQKFCPTVNLDKLWTLVSEQTRLNYAKNEAGLAPVIDVVRSGYYKVLGKGKLPKQPVIVKAKFFSRRAEEKIKEVGGACVLVA